One window of the Zea mays cultivar B73 chromosome 3, Zm-B73-REFERENCE-NAM-5.0, whole genome shotgun sequence genome contains the following:
- the LOC103649769 gene encoding putrescine hydroxycinnamoyltransferase 1: MESIDLKVQVVESSFIAPSEPTPSKGLWLSSLDILLVNIGHTPTIYLYSSNDVAAADFFDVGRLKKAMAKALVPFYPLAGRLGNNSDNGRTEISCNGEGALFVVAHADGDLTIDDIKKLKPSPELRRLFIPLIEPSSIIMAIQVTSLKCGGVVLGTAIHHAAADASSAFHFFQTWSAFCKHGDRAAVAVELPCHDRTLLRARSPPTVHPDALLTLLPRLTLSDPEGSLATEVFTISSDQLASLKHLCGGASTFCAVSALLWQCACVARRLPPDSQVRMLFPADLRRRMRPPLPSHYFGNAVFRLCATGRAGDIGTVALGSVAARIKGAIDRMDDELVRSAIDYYEYETAEVNKRRTPTGTLPQTDLNITSWLGRSQYDADFGWGTPQFMSRADSDRGGFVHLINDEGGGTATGDVRVLVTVGAENIKELGRLLYAKL; this comes from the exons atggaatCCATAGATTTGAAGGTGCAGGTGGTAGAGTCATCATTTATAGCGCCGAGCGAGCCGACGCCAAGCAAGGGCCTCTGGCTCTCTTCCTTGGACATCCTGCTGGTCAACATAGGCCACACCCCAACGATCTACTTGTACAGCTCCAACGATGTAGCCGCGGCTGATTTTTTCGACGTGGGCAGACTCAAAAAGGCTATGGCCAAGGCTTTGGTGCCCTTCTACCCCCTCGCCGGCCGCCTCGGCAACAACAGCGACAATGGTAGGACGGAGATCAGCTGCAACGGCGAAGGTGCACTCTTTGTTGTCGCTCACGCGGATGGTGATCTCACTATCGATGACATCAAGAAATTGAAGCCATCGCCAGAGTTGAGGAGGCTGTTTATTCCACTCATCGAGCCATCGTCTATCATAATGGCCATACAG GTGACTTCCTTGAAGTGTGGAGGGGTGGTGTTAGGAACAGCTATCCACCACGCCGCCGCAGACGCTTCAAGTGCGTTCCACTTTTTTCAGACATGGTCGGCATTCTGCAAGCATGGTGACCGTGCTGCCGTGGCGGTGGAGCTCCCGTGCCACGACCGCACCCTACTCCGCGCACGGTCCCCACCCACAGTCCACCCCGACGCGCTCTTGACATTGCTGCCTCGGCTCACCCTCTCTGACCCCGAGGGATCCCTTGCCACCGAAGTCTTCACCATTTCCAGCGATCAGCTCGCCTCCCTGAAGCACCTCTGCGGTGGCGCGAGCACCTTTTGCGCGGTGAGCGCTCTCCTCTGGCAGTGCGCGTGCGTTGCGCGCCGCCTTCCACCGGATTCTCAAGTGCGCATGCTGTTCCCTGCCGACCTCCGGCGCCGGATGAGGCCGCCCCTCCCGAGCCACTACTTCGGCAACGCAGTGTTCAGGCTATGCGCAACTGGCCGGGCGGGGGATATTGGCACGGTGGCGTTGGGATCCGTCGCTGCCCGGATCAAGGGCGCCATCGACCGGATGGATGACGAGCTGGTGCGTTCCGCCATTGACTACTACGAGTACGAGACGGCCGAGGTGAACAAGAGACGGACTCCGACAGGCACCCTGCCACAGACGGACCTCAATATTACCAGCTGGTTGGGTAGGTCACAGTACGACGCGGATTTTGGGTGGGGAACGCCGCAATTCATGTCCCGGGCGGACTCCGACCGCGGCGGATTCGTGCACTTGATCAACGATGAGGGTGGTGGCACCGCCACCGGCGACGTCCGCGTGCTCGTGACCGTGGGGGCTGAAAATATAAAGGAGCTAGGGCGGCTTCTTTATGCGAAACTCTAG